The sequence CTCCTCGCCCAGGGGCGGCAACCCGGAGTCGGTGGTCTGGACATCGAGACTGCCTACGACCAGCGGGCCCTGCCACGCGACCCATTCCAGGGACGCCGTGAAGACGACGACGGCATACAGGGCGACGAGCGGCGCCGCAACGCTCTTCTTGCCGCCGAGCAACCTGTCCCGCCGCCGCCGTTCCATGTCGTTTCTCCCTGGGTCCCGCTGTCCGTTGACGTGTGTCCCATGCTCAACGTCATCTCGATGTCCGGCTTCCTCTCCATGCTCGACTTCTCCCCGACGCCCGATTCCATCATCGGGCACCCCGCCCCTTCGTTCCGTGAAAGCTTCCACAAGTCGATCGATTCGGCAGCGGCGCCCCCTGCGCCCGCCCCGCGGGAAGCGCATCTATGAAAGGTTTCACCGAACGTCGCCCGGTGCGGACGCAGCATTTGCCGGTATGGGGGAAACAAGGGGCTTTCCGGATCGCCCCGCATACTCTCCATCGGGAGCGGCGGCTGAGCGAGGGAGGAGGGGATGGATATGGACAGTGCAGTCGGCACGGAAGGCAGAAGGATGAATCGGTGGTGGCGGGTGGCGGGAGCCCTTGCCATGAACCTGCCTCTGGGCGCCCTGTACGCCTGGAGCATCTTGGCGCTTTCGCTGGAGAACGAAATCGGCTGGAGCCGTACGGAAACCTCCTGGGTGTTCACCATCGCGGTGTTCGTCTTCGGGCTGAGCTTCATCCTTGCGGGAAGGCTACAGGACAAGAAGGGCCCCTTCTGGATCTCGGTGATCGGCGGGGTGCTCTACAGCGTCGGGTGGATCCTGGCGACGTACACCCTTCGGCTGGCGAAGCGGCCCGAAGCTCCGGTCGTGGCCGGCATGGAGGAGGTCAAAGGAGCGACGAAGGCGACCTGATGCCGGGTTCTTCCATTCATGAACAAGGCGTGGGCCGGTTCCCGGTGAGCCGGCCCACGCCGCGTCCGGGAGTTGCGCCATCGTCGGCACCGGTGTAGGTTGCGGCATGATCCGGATCAAAAGAGTCTATGCGCCGCCGGATGGATCGGACGGCGTGCGCATCCTCGTGGACCGCCTTTGGCCCCGGGGAGTGACCAGGGAAGCCGCGCGGATCGACGAGTGGAGGAAGGACCTCGCCCCCACGACCGTTCTCAGGAAATGGTTCGGGCACGACCCGTCGAAGTGGGAGGAGTTCCAGTCGCGTTACCGAAACGAACTGGAAGCGGCGGGGAAGATGGAGAAACTACGGTCCTTGGGGGAGAGGGCGAGGAGGGAGACCATCATCCTGTTGTATGCCGCCCGGGACGAGGTGCGCAACAACGCGGTGGTCATAAAGAAGTTGGTCGAGACGCTTTCCTCGCATTCGGCGGTCCCATAGGCGAAGGCGCTTTCTCTATCCGCCGCCGCCGACAGCGTGGAGCAGGTATTGACGACCGGGACCCTGGTTGAATTGGCAAATCTCCGCTAGGCGGAAACACCCATAAAGGAAGGAGTTGACAGATGATTCCTGAAAAAATGCGGCAGGTGCTGAAACAAGAGGGTGTGGTAGCCATCGCCACGCAAGGCGACGGGGGGCCGCACCTGGTGAACACATGGAACAGCTATGTCCAAATAACCGGTGAGGGGCGTCTGATGATCCCCGCCGGCTACATGCACAAGACCGAAGTCAATGTGGCGAAAAACAACAAGATTCTTGTAACGGTTGGGTCTAAGGAGGTTGAAGGCTCCCATGGTCCCGGGGCGGGCTTCCTCGTTGAAGGCACAGCCGTTTTCCTGACATCCGGCCCTCAGTTCGAGGTGGTGAAGCAGAGGTTTCCCTGGGCCAGGGCGGCATTGGAAATTACCGTCATCTCCGCCACCCAGACGTTGTGACCGGGCGGCGGGGGAAGCCATATCGGCGGCGTGACGGCGAGACGTCGATCGAGACGACGGCGAAGCGGGACGGCGTCGACGTTGCCCCTCTGGTCAATGCGCTGAATGTCGCCGTTCAGGTAGCGGAGGGAGTGTGCGCGCATTGCGGCGATCCGGAGGTAAAGAAAATTTGACGATCGGTCCTCGAGAAGAAGATGATTTATTGATGCCATGCTTCGGGGGATTGCGCTATTCCGCAATCCCCCGGGGACGCTTCCGTGACGGCGTTACGCCGCCCGGAGGTACTTCACGCGTTCCGCCGGCGCCTCGCCCACCTCGGTGAACGGGGATTCCGCCCAGAAAATCCGTTTTCCGCTCGCCTCCTCTTCCGCCATGTAGCCGAGAAGCACCACGCTCACCACGAGCGCGAGCAGCGCAACGCCGCCCAGGTACGCGATGACGGAACCGATGAACTCCGTTGTCAGTGCGATTCCTTCCATGATCTTCACCCCCTTCCTTTCTGACCATAAGATAACAATGAGGGGGGAGAACGTTTGTGAAA is a genomic window of Deltaproteobacteria bacterium containing:
- a CDS encoding MFS transporter — protein: MNRWWRVAGALAMNLPLGALYAWSILALSLENEIGWSRTETSWVFTIAVFVFGLSFILAGRLQDKKGPFWISVIGGVLYSVGWILATYTLRLAKRPEAPVVAGMEEVKGATKAT
- a CDS encoding DUF488 domain-containing protein — encoded protein: MIRIKRVYAPPDGSDGVRILVDRLWPRGVTREAARIDEWRKDLAPTTVLRKWFGHDPSKWEEFQSRYRNELEAAGKMEKLRSLGERARRETIILLYAARDEVRNNAVVIKKLVETLSSHSAVP
- a CDS encoding pyridoxamine 5'-phosphate oxidase family protein encodes the protein MIPEKMRQVLKQEGVVAIATQGDGGPHLVNTWNSYVQITGEGRLMIPAGYMHKTEVNVAKNNKILVTVGSKEVEGSHGPGAGFLVEGTAVFLTSGPQFEVVKQRFPWARAALEITVISATQTL